One genomic segment of Photobacterium sp. DA100 includes these proteins:
- a CDS encoding LacI family DNA-binding transcriptional regulator codes for MSIKKRITMRDIASAAGVSQPTVSLVLNGSQSIKLAEATKKKVLDAAQKLGYEHKRASHSKGRPKKIALVINGLNHYDPFIEAVNAAREAAWQQDRVLVTFDYSNDKLLAAQIQNEIEQGEYDGLIYASSMTRALSPNISIDAPTVLLNCYCKDHSDLPSILPADKLGAYKVTEHLLAQGYHRIGMICGEKWMDASTDRLNGYRQALINNDIIPDEALVKEGNWSLKEAHQQTLALLDLPNPPEAIFIGSDYMAIGCYQAIAERGLSIPGDIALVSFDNQQVASEFTPGLTSVELPYSDMGRQSVETLIELVNKQPLMSPTIKVEGDVIVRESSVRQ; via the coding sequence ATGAGTATCAAAAAGCGGATCACCATGAGAGATATCGCCTCGGCTGCCGGGGTGTCTCAACCAACTGTCTCACTGGTTCTCAACGGCTCACAGTCAATAAAACTGGCAGAAGCAACCAAGAAGAAAGTATTGGATGCCGCACAAAAGTTGGGGTATGAACATAAGCGCGCGTCGCATTCAAAAGGACGGCCGAAGAAAATCGCTTTAGTGATCAACGGGCTAAATCACTACGATCCCTTTATTGAAGCCGTTAACGCTGCCCGTGAAGCCGCCTGGCAGCAGGATCGGGTATTGGTGACATTTGATTACAGCAACGACAAGCTATTAGCTGCCCAGATCCAGAATGAAATCGAACAAGGGGAATACGATGGGCTGATATACGCCTCTAGTATGACTCGGGCCCTGTCGCCCAACATCAGTATTGATGCACCGACAGTTCTGTTGAACTGTTACTGTAAAGATCACTCCGATCTGCCGAGTATTCTTCCGGCTGACAAGCTCGGTGCTTACAAAGTAACGGAGCACCTGCTGGCACAGGGTTACCATCGTATCGGCATGATTTGCGGTGAAAAATGGATGGATGCAAGCACCGATCGACTTAATGGCTACCGCCAGGCATTGATCAATAACGATATCATTCCCGATGAGGCCCTGGTCAAGGAAGGAAACTGGTCCTTAAAAGAAGCGCATCAACAAACGCTGGCCTTGCTCGACCTGCCCAACCCGCCCGAGGCTATCTTTATCGGCAGCGATTACATGGCTATAGGCTGCTATCAGGCAATTGCTGAGCGCGGCTTGTCGATACCCGGGGATATCGCCCTGGTCAGCTTTGACAACCAACAAGTCGCGAGTGAATTCACGCCGGGCTTAACTTCTGTCGAGCTGCCTTATTCCGACATGGGACGCCAATCGGTAGAAACCCTTATCGAGCTGGTCAACAAGCAGCCCTTGATGTCTCCGACCATCAAGGTTGAAGGTGATGTCATCGTCCGGGAATCGTCTGTCAGACAATAG
- a CDS encoding GNAT family protein, with translation MSLNPISLRPAQLDELEQLFLLVTKDEAWTQFNGPYFPYKTPTVAEFKANLFARMYEGESMQLITKGEVPVGSVSYYWECESTRWLEVGVVIYDSNYWGQGIGYLALIPWVSHLFATKEIERVGLTTWSGNPRMMTCAQKLGFTQEACLRKVRYYNGEYYDSVKYGVLRSEWKHTITPLGQG, from the coding sequence TTGTCTCTCAACCCTATTAGCCTTAGACCAGCCCAGTTAGACGAGTTGGAGCAACTGTTTCTACTGGTGACCAAAGATGAGGCCTGGACCCAGTTTAACGGTCCCTATTTCCCCTATAAGACTCCCACCGTAGCCGAGTTTAAGGCTAATCTCTTTGCGCGCATGTATGAAGGCGAAAGTATGCAACTGATAACTAAAGGGGAAGTCCCTGTTGGTTCGGTCAGTTATTATTGGGAGTGCGAATCAACGCGCTGGCTGGAAGTCGGGGTCGTGATTTATGATTCAAATTACTGGGGGCAGGGGATAGGGTATCTTGCCCTGATACCCTGGGTAAGCCACTTATTTGCCACCAAAGAAATTGAGCGGGTAGGGTTAACAACGTGGTCGGGTAACCCGCGGATGATGACCTGTGCGCAAAAGCTCGGATTTACGCAAGAAGCCTGTCTACGTAAGGTCCGTTATTATAACGGCGAATATTATGATTCAGTAAAATATGGGGTGCTGAGATCCGAATGGAAGCACACCATAACCCCTCTAGGACAAGGTTAA